The following coding sequences lie in one Vibrio toranzoniae genomic window:
- a CDS encoding aspartate aminotransferase family protein produces the protein MSNKTQQLLEIDRQRVFHASTHLKQYAAGELSGRIISSGNGIRITDSEGIELIDGFAGLYCVNIGYGRTEMADAIYEQAKALAYYHTYVGHTNEALVTLSDRIIKMAPEGMSKVYYGMSGSDANETQLKLVWYYNNARGLPEKKKIISRDRGYHGSSIASGSMTGLPLFHAHFDLPLDRIKHTMAPYYYRREDESMSELEFSQYCADQLEAMILEEGPETVAAMIAEPVLGTGGIVPPPEGYWQAIRKVLDKYDVLLIADEVVCGFGRLGSDFGSLHYDMKPDLITVAKGLTSAYQPLSGVIVGERVWSVLENGTDQWGAIGHGYTYSGHPMGAAAANCNLDIIEREGLVQNAADVGAYLQQRMAETFNDHPLVGDTRGIGLLHALEFSSDKLRRAHFDPNLKVGPQIAAACLEQGLIARAMPHGDILGFAPPLIANRNDIDTIVDKAHQAVNKVMDNLVTSKQWQPK, from the coding sequence ATGAGCAACAAAACCCAACAACTTTTAGAGATCGATCGTCAGAGAGTATTTCATGCCTCAACCCACCTGAAGCAGTATGCGGCTGGGGAGCTTTCGGGAAGAATTATCTCGAGCGGAAACGGAATACGCATCACCGACTCAGAAGGCATCGAGCTAATAGACGGCTTTGCCGGGTTGTATTGTGTGAACATTGGCTATGGCAGGACTGAAATGGCCGATGCCATTTATGAACAAGCCAAAGCGTTGGCGTACTACCACACTTACGTCGGCCATACGAACGAAGCGCTAGTCACACTGTCAGACCGCATTATCAAAATGGCGCCTGAAGGCATGAGCAAAGTCTACTACGGCATGTCAGGCAGTGACGCGAACGAGACTCAACTTAAGCTAGTGTGGTACTACAACAATGCTCGTGGTCTACCAGAGAAGAAAAAAATCATCTCCCGTGATCGTGGCTACCATGGTTCAAGTATCGCTTCGGGTTCAATGACCGGGTTACCTCTGTTCCACGCACATTTTGATTTACCGCTTGATCGCATCAAGCACACCATGGCGCCGTATTACTACCGCCGTGAAGACGAGAGTATGTCTGAGCTTGAATTCTCTCAATATTGTGCGGATCAACTCGAAGCGATGATCTTGGAAGAAGGCCCAGAAACGGTGGCGGCGATGATCGCAGAGCCGGTGCTCGGTACTGGTGGTATTGTGCCACCACCAGAAGGTTACTGGCAGGCAATTCGCAAAGTGCTCGACAAATACGATGTACTCTTGATTGCGGATGAAGTGGTCTGTGGCTTTGGTCGCCTCGGCTCCGACTTTGGCTCACTTCATTACGACATGAAACCGGATCTCATCACGGTAGCGAAAGGGTTAACCTCAGCGTATCAACCTCTGTCAGGTGTGATCGTTGGAGAACGCGTTTGGAGTGTGCTAGAAAACGGCACCGACCAATGGGGCGCCATTGGACACGGCTACACCTATTCTGGTCACCCAATGGGAGCGGCGGCCGCGAACTGCAATCTCGATATCATTGAGCGGGAAGGCTTGGTGCAAAACGCAGCCGACGTCGGGGCTTACTTGCAGCAACGCATGGCGGAGACGTTTAACGATCATCCATTAGTCGGTGATACCCGTGGTATTGGCTTGTTACATGCGTTGGAGTTTTCTTCCGACAAACTCCGCCGAGCACACTTTGATCCAAACTTGAAAGTGGGTCCACAAATCGCGGCGGCCTGTTTAGAACAGGGGTTGATCGCACGAGCAATGCCACATGGTGACATCCTCGGCTTTGCTCCACCGCTTATCGCAAATCGTAATGACATCGACACCAT
- the doeA gene encoding ectoine hydrolase DoeA (DoeA (degradation of ectoine A) is also called EutD (ectoine utilization D).) yields the protein MRGVALHFTLDEFQDRLTKVRLSMEERELDVLIIHDPSNMAWLTGYDGWSFYVPQCVVVGSSGEPVWFGRCQDANGAYRTAYMSAENITYYPDHYVMNPPLHPMDFLVEAVLVPRLWDRGRIGVEKDNYYFSATAYESLITHLPNAQLLDATGLVNWCRAVKSDQELAYMYRAARIVENMHRVAFDMIEPGLPKHHLVAEINRQAVLGHEDHFGDYTAIVPLLPSGADASAPHLTWDDRPFKKGEGTFFEIAGAHRRYHCPLSRTIFLGEPDDKFKRADEALNLGLEAGLEVAKPGNTCAEIANALNQVLDKAGFSREGARCGYPIGMSYPPDWGERTMSLRDTDKTVLKEGMAFHFMPGLWFEDWGLETTESIVITSDGAKTLCDFPRHLFIKH from the coding sequence ATGAGAGGCGTTGCTTTGCATTTTACACTGGATGAGTTCCAGGACCGATTAACAAAAGTTCGGCTGTCGATGGAAGAACGAGAATTGGATGTCCTTATCATTCACGATCCTTCTAACATGGCATGGCTGACAGGTTACGACGGTTGGTCTTTTTATGTACCACAATGTGTCGTTGTGGGCTCCTCTGGCGAGCCTGTTTGGTTTGGGCGCTGCCAAGATGCAAATGGGGCGTACAGAACTGCGTATATGTCTGCAGAAAACATCACCTATTACCCTGACCATTATGTTATGAACCCGCCATTACATCCGATGGATTTTCTGGTAGAAGCCGTACTGGTTCCGCGCCTTTGGGATCGCGGTCGTATCGGTGTAGAAAAAGACAACTATTACTTTAGTGCCACCGCCTATGAATCACTTATCACTCACTTACCGAATGCTCAACTTCTCGATGCTACCGGGCTAGTGAACTGGTGTCGCGCCGTTAAATCCGATCAAGAACTCGCTTACATGTACCGCGCGGCTCGCATTGTTGAAAACATGCACCGTGTTGCGTTCGATATGATCGAGCCAGGGTTGCCGAAACACCACCTTGTCGCCGAGATTAACCGCCAAGCGGTGCTCGGACATGAAGACCACTTTGGTGATTACACGGCGATAGTGCCCCTTTTGCCATCTGGTGCTGATGCCTCTGCACCTCACCTAACGTGGGACGATAGACCATTCAAAAAAGGCGAAGGTACTTTTTTCGAAATCGCTGGGGCGCACCGCCGTTACCATTGCCCACTCTCTCGCACCATTTTTCTTGGGGAACCAGACGACAAGTTTAAACGTGCCGATGAAGCCTTAAATTTAGGTCTCGAAGCAGGCTTAGAAGTGGCAAAACCCGGTAACACCTGCGCCGAAATCGCCAATGCATTAAACCAAGTTCTCGATAAAGCAGGATTCTCACGAGAAGGCGCGCGTTGTGGTTATCCAATTGGTATGAGCTACCCACCAGATTGGGGCGAGCGGACCATGAGTTTACGAGACACTGATAAAACCGTATTGAAAGAAGGCATGGCATTCCACTTTATGCCGGGACTATGGTTTGAAGATTGGGGGTTAGAAACCACCGAAAGTATTGTGATCACGAGTGATGGTGCAAAAACCCTGTGTGATTTTCCACGACACCTCTTTATTAAACACTAA
- the doeB gene encoding N(2)-acetyl-L-2,4-diaminobutanoate deacetylase DoeB encodes MQKTSITATVDFDREGVQHGFLTLPYSHDDSAWGSIMIPITVIKNGHGSTSLLTGGNHGDEYEGITSLLKLANSLQAEQIQGRVIIVPMMNLPAVQNASRTSSIDKGNLNRSFPGNPVGSVTEKIADYFTRYLVPMCEFALDIHSGGKTLDIVPFAAAHRLDNLDQEEACILGAKLFGAPYTMILLEMDTTSLYDTTVESQGKIFVTTELRGGGTSTPETIAYADRGIRNFLRFSGNLSGDYEKTTQPTKLLDMPDASCYVQSQHNGIAEYLFELGDTIKQGDVLMRIYSTERTGTAPIEYKAQRSGIFAARRFPSMVNTGDTVAVIAKDCGELN; translated from the coding sequence ATGCAAAAAACCTCGATCACAGCCACCGTAGACTTTGACCGAGAAGGCGTACAGCACGGTTTTTTAACGCTCCCCTATTCCCACGATGACTCCGCTTGGGGAAGCATCATGATACCTATAACCGTGATTAAGAATGGTCACGGTTCAACATCACTACTTACTGGCGGTAATCATGGTGATGAATACGAAGGTATCACCAGCCTACTTAAATTAGCAAACTCGCTTCAAGCCGAGCAAATCCAAGGCCGTGTTATTATTGTGCCTATGATGAACTTACCTGCGGTACAAAATGCTTCGCGTACGTCATCTATCGATAAAGGGAATTTAAATCGCAGCTTTCCAGGAAACCCTGTTGGCTCCGTGACCGAGAAAATCGCGGATTATTTTACTCGTTACTTGGTACCCATGTGCGAGTTTGCGTTAGACATTCACTCCGGTGGTAAAACGCTAGACATCGTACCTTTCGCCGCAGCCCACCGTCTCGACAACCTCGACCAAGAAGAAGCATGCATCTTAGGTGCAAAACTGTTTGGCGCGCCTTACACCATGATCTTACTCGAAATGGACACCACTAGCCTGTACGACACTACCGTCGAATCTCAAGGCAAAATATTTGTCACCACAGAACTCAGAGGCGGCGGAACCAGTACCCCAGAAACCATCGCTTATGCCGACCGTGGAATCCGTAATTTCTTACGTTTTTCAGGCAACTTATCTGGTGATTACGAAAAAACAACCCAGCCAACCAAGTTACTTGATATGCCCGATGCAAGTTGCTACGTGCAAAGCCAGCACAATGGCATCGCCGAATACTTATTTGAGCTTGGCGACACCATCAAACAAGGCGATGTTTTGATGAGGATCTATTCGACCGAGCGCACAGGGACCGCCCCTATCGAATACAAAGCTCAGCGTAGTGGTATTTTTGCTGCACGTCGTTTCCCCTCCATGGTGAATACTGGTGACACTGTCGCCGTGATCGCTAAAGACTGTGGCGAATTGAACTGA
- a CDS encoding NAD-dependent succinate-semialdehyde dehydrogenase: MTALHSLHAEELKASHDMMAIMKDVRLVRGLAYVNGKWVSGDQFHPVVNPADGTVIGYITKLSQQQLYQAIDEADQAFRQWRKMQAEQRAEILMCWHDLILESKQDLARLMVMEQGKTLGDALGEIDYGASFIRWFAEEARRNYGETIPSHIPNAQLSTMREPIGVAALITPWNFPNAMITRKAAAALAIGCPVLIKPASETPFSALALAELADRAGFPPGVFNVITGDAVMVSQTLCHSDKVKALSFTGSTRVGKLLLRDAAQTVKKCSMELGGNAPFIVLADMDIEQAAKAAVDAKFQTAGQDCLAANRIFVPDDKYEAFLEAFAKEMNHIVLGNGLDEKTTMGPLINLAAVDKAHDLVRDALDKGARLVTGYHQPVPSENFFAPTLLADVTPDMAVYREENFCPVAGVLPYQDLNTVIEMSNDTEYGLAAYVYGHDIHQIWRCMRGLEFGMVSVNSVKMTGHPIPFGGVKQSGLGREGSRHGFEEYSEIKYCCLGALPTVSGS, from the coding sequence ATGACAGCACTGCACAGCTTACATGCAGAGGAATTAAAAGCCTCGCACGACATGATGGCGATAATGAAAGATGTACGCTTGGTGAGAGGTTTAGCGTACGTAAATGGCAAATGGGTAAGTGGTGACCAATTTCACCCGGTGGTTAACCCAGCGGATGGTACGGTCATCGGCTACATCACTAAGCTATCTCAACAACAACTCTATCAAGCGATTGATGAAGCCGATCAAGCCTTTCGTCAATGGCGAAAAATGCAAGCAGAACAACGCGCTGAAATTCTCATGTGTTGGCACGATCTGATTCTAGAATCAAAACAAGATCTCGCTCGTTTGATGGTCATGGAACAAGGCAAAACATTAGGTGATGCTTTAGGTGAGATTGACTACGGCGCCTCCTTTATTCGTTGGTTTGCAGAGGAAGCACGACGTAACTATGGCGAAACCATCCCAAGTCATATTCCGAATGCGCAACTGTCGACGATGCGCGAACCGATTGGTGTCGCAGCATTGATTACGCCATGGAACTTTCCTAATGCCATGATCACACGAAAAGCCGCCGCGGCATTAGCGATAGGCTGTCCAGTGCTCATTAAACCCGCCAGTGAAACGCCTTTCTCGGCATTGGCCTTGGCAGAGTTGGCGGACCGAGCTGGTTTTCCGCCAGGTGTATTTAATGTGATCACTGGCGATGCGGTGATGGTGTCACAAACCTTGTGTCACTCCGATAAAGTCAAAGCGCTCTCATTCACAGGCTCAACTCGAGTGGGTAAATTACTGCTGCGCGACGCGGCACAAACCGTGAAGAAATGCAGCATGGAGCTCGGCGGTAATGCCCCTTTCATCGTACTGGCAGATATGGATATCGAGCAAGCAGCCAAAGCCGCCGTGGATGCCAAGTTTCAAACTGCGGGACAAGACTGCTTGGCCGCAAACCGTATCTTCGTCCCTGATGATAAGTACGAAGCGTTTTTGGAAGCGTTTGCCAAAGAAATGAACCACATCGTTTTAGGCAATGGTTTAGATGAAAAAACCACCATGGGGCCGCTGATCAATCTAGCTGCAGTCGATAAAGCACATGATTTGGTGCGTGACGCACTCGACAAGGGCGCGCGATTGGTGACGGGATACCACCAGCCCGTACCAAGCGAAAACTTCTTCGCGCCAACATTACTGGCCGATGTCACCCCAGACATGGCGGTGTATCGCGAAGAGAATTTTTGTCCTGTAGCAGGCGTATTGCCTTACCAAGACTTAAATACCGTGATTGAAATGAGCAACGACACTGAGTACGGCTTAGCTGCCTATGTTTATGGTCACGATATTCACCAAATTTGGCGCTGCATGCGTGGTTTGGAGTTTGGCATGGTGAGCGTGAACTCGGTCAAGATGACTGGCCACCCTATCCCATTCGGCGGCGTGAAACAGTCAGGGCTTGGACGAGAAGGCAGTCGCCACGGCTTTGAAGAATACAGTGAAATCAAATACTGCTGCTTGGGCGCATTGCCTACCGTCAGTGGCAGTTGA
- a CDS encoding Lrp/AsnC family transcriptional regulator, whose translation MRLDRYDIKILQILHDHGRITKSHLAEAINLSVSPCWERVKKLEEAGIIEGYGAKINTDVLFKRTSVMVEVTLKEHNAQAFKRFEKLVQHSPEVTDCYATGGGVDYILKIQAEDIDQYQRLIDNWLESEVGIERYFTYIVTKTIKRDADILEVKQSVLF comes from the coding sequence ATGCGCCTCGATCGCTACGACATAAAAATTCTACAGATACTCCATGACCACGGTCGTATCACCAAATCTCACCTAGCCGAGGCCATTAATCTATCCGTTAGCCCTTGCTGGGAGCGTGTCAAAAAACTGGAAGAAGCCGGCATTATTGAAGGTTACGGTGCAAAAATAAATACCGATGTTTTGTTCAAACGAACGTCGGTAATGGTTGAAGTCACGCTCAAAGAACACAACGCTCAAGCATTCAAACGTTTTGAGAAACTGGTTCAACATTCACCAGAAGTCACGGATTGTTATGCCACAGGTGGCGGTGTCGATTACATCCTCAAAATTCAGGCTGAAGATATCGATCAATATCAGCGTCTTATCGACAACTGGTTGGAGTCAGAAGTGGGTATTGAGCGCTACTTTACTTACATCGTGACGAAAACAATTAAACGTGATGCAGACATATTAGAAGTCAAACAAAGCGTCTTGTTCTAA